Genomic segment of Xanthobacter dioxanivorans:
TCTCGGAAACGCCTTTGGGCGTGCGGCGCCTGGCGCCGGAGAGGCCGGGGCAGGACAACGACGAGGTCCTCTCGAGCATCCTGGACATGGACCGCGAAGAGATCAAAGCCCTGAGTGCCTCACGGGTCATCTGAGGGTTGTATTAATTAATATGCATGTTAAATATAAATCGACTGGTGGAGACGTGACGCATGTCCGCGGAGAAGGATAGCTCGAAGCTGGAGAGGAAGGTGACGGCCGGCCTGCGCGGCGCCAGCTGGAATCCGGATCTGGTTCCATCCGACATGCGCACGACGGTCCATCCCGTCCAGACATTCGACCAGGCACCCGTCATCGGCTACCTGCATGCGCGCGGCGGCGAGAAGACGGCGGTGTTCATCATGCACCCGCGTGAGCTGCTCGTGACCCATTACATGGTTCCCCATCTCGTCGCTGGCGGCTATGCCTGCTGGGTGCAAGGTCCGCGCACGGTGGGAAACGATCTGCGGCTGGAACACGAATTGGCCGTCCACGATGTGGCCGCCGGCATGGTCGAGCTGCGCGAGCTCGGCTTCGAGAAGATCATCCTTCTCGGCAATTCCGGCGGTGCGAGCCTGTTCGCCTACTACAATCAGCAATCTCTGCTGGAGGGTCCGAGGCGCGTGGAGCGCACCCCGGGCGGGCGCCCCACCAAGCTCGGCGAAGCGCCGCTTCCAGTGGCGGATGGCTTCATCTTCATCGCTCCCCATCCCGGCCAGGGCAAGCTGCTGGAAAGCATGATCGACCCCTCCCTGACGGACGAGGCGGACCCGTTCTCCACCGATCCCGCGCTCGACCCCTTCGCCTCCGCCAACGGCTACAAGCCGGGAGAAGAGGGCGGTGCAACCTATTCCCCCTGCTTCATCCCGCGCTACCGCGCCGCCCAGCGTGAGCGGGTGGCGCGCATCGACGCCACGGCGAAGGCCGGCATAAGGGCGCGGGTCGCCGCCAAGAAGGTCTTCGAGGCGACAGGCGAAGGCAATCGCTGGCTAGGCAACTTCTCTGGCATCTTCAACGTTTGGCGCACGGACGCCGACCTGCGCTGCTTCGACATCAAGCTCGATCCGTCTGAGCGGCGCTGGGGTTCGGTATGGGGCGCCAAGCCTTTGGTGTCCAACGTGGGCAGCGTCGGCTTTGCACGCGTGTGCACGCCGGAGAGCTGGCTGTCCACATGGTCCAGCCTCTCGTCGCTCGCCTCCTTCGATCTCTGTGGCGGAGCCGTCGAGCAGCCGGCGCAGATGATCTACTACACCGGCGACAATTCCGTGTTTCCGTCTGATGCCGCCGCGATCTTCGCGGGCCTGCGGACCTCCGACAAGGAGCGCCACGACATCAGCGGCAACCACCATGGCCAGTCCCTGCGGCTCAATGAGGAGAGCGGCCAGGAGATCGCAGCGCGGCACATCCTGCGCTGGCTGGGCGAGCGGTTCGAATGCGGGAAGAGGGCAGCGTGATGGTGGGGGTCAAGGAGAAACTTCCGGGCGTTGTGTATCTGCCGACGGAGCGGCTCGCGACCTATGTGACGGCGGGCGCCCTCCCCACCACCACGCTCGTCGAGGAACTGGCGGCATCCTTCAGGACGCATGCAGCGCGGCCGGCCATCTGCGCCGCGGACGGCATCATTTCCTACGCGGAGCTGAACGAGCGCACGGACCGCCTCGCCAAGGGGCTCCTGGATCTGGGGCTAGCGCCGCTCGACCGAGTGCTGTTCCAGTCCGCCAATTCACCCGAGCTCGTCATCGCGCTGATCGGATGCCTGAAGGCGGGCCTCATCCCGGTCTGCACCCTATCGGCCCACCGCAAGGTGGAGATCGGCTACATCGGCCAAAGCGTGGATGCACGCGCGCACATTGTCCAGGGCGACGACGCAAAGTTCGATCTCGAGGATTTCGCCCTCTCCATGAAAGACGAGATTCCGACCGTGAAGCACGTGATTTCCCTGCGCGGCGTGCCGCGCGCAGGGGTGGTGCGCATGGAGGATCTCATCGCGGCGACGGACGCGGCAGCCGCGCGGGCCGCCGTTGAGAACGTCCCACGCGATCCGTTCCAGGTGGCGATCTTCCAGCTCTCCGGTGGCACCACGGGTGTGCCGAAAGTCATTCCGCGCATGCAGAACGATTATCTGCTCAATGCGCAACTCACCGCGCAAACGCTTGGCTACCGAGCCGATGATGTCATGTTCATGCCCATGCCGATCATTCACAATGCGTGCATGATCTGCTTCCTGATGCCCACGCTGCTGGTGGGCGGCGCCTTCATCATAGCAGCAGGCATGTCTCCCAAGGATTGGGCCGACGCCTGGCGGCGCAATCCACCCACGATCATCGGCGTGATCCGGGCTTTGTTTCCACGGCTCGACGAAACACTCGCGCTGGTGCCCGAAGGCTTGGATCCGGTACGCTTTTTCTGGTGCGCCGACGGTGCACGGGCGCTGCGCGAGAAATACGGCAAGCCGGCTTACGGCATGTTCGGCATGTCCGAGGGCATGAACATGTATTGCCGCGAGGGTGATCCGGGCGAAGCCCTGGACTGGACGGTCGGCCGGCCGCTATCTGAATTCGACGACGTGCACCTGGTCCGGCCAGGGACAATGGAGCAGGCCGCTCCCGGTGAGATCGGCGAACTGATTGTGCGAGGGCCCTACACCCTGGCCGGCTACTACAATGCCCCCGACCGCAATCGCACCGCTTTCACTGAAGATGGCTACTACAGGCCCGGAGATCTGATGGTGATTCGCGAGATCGGATCATCGCGCTACTTCGCTTTTGCCGGTCGCACGAAGGATGTGGTTGATCGCGGCGCGGAAAAGATCAACTGCGAAGAAGTCGAAGCCGCTGTCACAACCCATCCCGCCGTTGCCGCATGTGCCGTGATCGGCATGCCGGACCCTGTGCTGGGTGAACGGGTCTGTGCCTATATCGTGCCGCGTCCAGGGGACGAGGCGCCAGACGTTGCGACCATGCAGGCGCACTTGCAATCGGTGGGCATCGCCAAATTCAAGTGGCCGGAGCGCATTCTGGTCATCGACAGTATCCCAGTTACCAAGGTCGGCAAGTTCGATAAAGGCAAGCTGCGCGAGGACATCGCAAAGCGCCTCGAGCAGGAAACAGAAAAAGCGTGAACGGGAAAGGGCGAACACGATGTCAGAGGATCTGAGCTTCAAAGGTGTTCATCACACCGCTCGGCCGACCTGGAAACTCAAGGAAACGGTTGAGTTCTACAGAGATGTCATGGGTCTGAAGCTGATTCATTGCGTGTCGGCGCGGGGGTGGGGCTCCGCCCGGCACCCCGATTTCCTGCACTTCTTCTTTGACAATGGCGCCCGGGGCACCATCGCCTTCTTCTACTATCTCGGCGACGACCAGCCCGAGCACTTGGTCCACCGGCCCGAGTATGACAGTGACGCGACCCATACCGCATGGCTCGTGGATACCAGGGAAGAACTGATCGCGTGGCGCAAGCGACTCGAAGAGCGCGGTGTCGAAATCATGTACGAGATCGAGCACGAAGTGGTGGAGTCGATCTATTTTCGCGATCCCAACGGATACTACATGGAGATCGGGCGCCCGCTTCGCGACTTCATCGAGCTCGATGCAACCGACGCCGCCCTGACATTGGAAGCCGCCATCAAGGTGGAAGAAGAGATGCGCGCGCGCGGCGAGCGCCTTTCCAAGATCGAGCCGGTGTGGAACGAGAAGGGCTCCATGCTCGAAGCCCGCTTCGCGGAGGCTTCGTGATGGTCCGCATCTTCATTCCCAACATTCCCGAATTCACGCCGGTCTGGGAGAGCGCCCGGGCGGTGACCGGCTGCGTCGTGAAGGAGCCGCTGAACGGCTACTGGCGTATTGAGGCCCCGGACAAGATCACCTTCGGACGCAAGGCGCTCGGCCTCGGGCCGGCGCTTTGGAACAGCGCACTCACCGGCGGCTTCGTGGGGCGGATCGTGGAATACAGCCGCGACACGATGTGTATCGAAAGCAAGGATTGACGTTATGAGGATCATCGTCAATGGCGGCGGTCCGTCGGGCCTGTATCTCGCCATTCTGGCCCGCAAGACTCTGGATGCCGACGTTACGGTCTTCGAACAGAACCCGAAAGATGCGACGTTCGGCTTCGGCATCGTTCTGGCCGACAGGGGCATGGAGCGCCTGCGGCACGCCGACGAGGAAAGCCACGACCGGATACTCGAATCGTGCTTCGTCTCCCGGCACAGGGTCGTCCGGCACATGGGCGAGAGCATCTTCATCGAGGGGGGGGATACGGTGCTGCCATCTCGCGGCTGCGCTTGCTTCAAATCCTCCAGGAGCGCGCCGCCGACTTGGGCGTCGCCGTTCACTATCAGCACCGCAACGAAAAGCTCTCCGGATCGGACGCCGACCTCGTCGTGGGCGCCGATGGCGTGAACTCCGTCATCCGCAACGGCAATGCGGAGGCCTTCGGCATGACCAGCTACGCCTTGCGGAGCAAGATGGCCTGGTATGGCACCCAGGCTCATTTTCCCTATCCCATCCTCAGCTTCCGCAAGACACCATTGGGTTATTTCTGGGCGGTGGGCTACGCTTATACGGAAACGATGGGCACGTTCGTCGCGGAATGTGATCCGAGAACCTGGGAGAATGGTTTCAAGGATCTGTCCGACGATGAGCGCACCGCCATGACCGAGGAGATCTTCGCGGAAGAGCTGGGGGGCAAGGGCGTCGTCACGAACAAGTCCCTGTGGGGGAGTCTGCCGGTCACACGTGTCAAGAACTGGTCCGTCGGCAACACGGCCCTGATCGGCGATGCTCTCGTCAGCGCTCATCCGAGCATCGGATCGGGAACGCGCATCGCCATGGAGGACTCCATCGCACTTTGCCAAGCATTACAAGTATATCCGAACGATATCCCAAAAGCACTTGGCGAGTTCCGCGCACGGCATGAATCCGGAAAGATGAAGATCGTAGCCGCCATGGAGAAGAGCCTGAATTGGTATGAAGGCATCGGCGACCGGCTCGACGTCTTGAGCCCCACCGAGCTCGTGATGGACTACCTCAATCGCACCGGGCGGATCAGCGAGGAGCGATTGAGAAAAGAGTACCCGAGTTTCATGGAGAAATATGGCAAATCTTGGCGCGCCTATACAATGGAAAAGGTCGGTTGACGCGATTACCCAACTCGCGGCACTGCACAATTCGTATCGCCGCAGATCCACTTTATACGGGTTCCAGCGATAATTCTGTAACCGTATTCCCGATCAGGTCTGGCTCCCTGCAACGACGACGTTCACTCCATTCCAGAATGTGCGCTTCACCCATTGCGCCCATTCTGGAACGATGATAGCGTTTCAAAATTAATAGCTATAATAATAGATAGATCGGCGCAAGCCGGCCGGGGGGAGGTGCAAGGGGCACCATCGGTGCCGCGGAAACGTATTGGCTTCCTCAATAGGAGGGCAGCCTCGAACCTCGGCAGCACCTCGCTTCCTGCGTGCAAGACTGGAGGCCAAGGCGTTCGCTTCGAAAGCCATGGCCACGTTCGTATGGTCGCGTATAGCTGAGTCACCAATAAAAATAGATGCGTTCGGGGCACGGCAATCACAGCTGACTTCCCTGTTCTTAAAATAAAAGTGGGAGGAATCCGTGGGGAAAAATCATCTGCTGGCGGTCGCCAGCACCGGTGTCGCACTTTGTGTCGGGTCTGCCTCAGCCTACGCCGCAAATGGAAGCCAAGTCCCGGGCTATAGTCCGGCGGCGCTTGGGATGGGTGGCGCCGGCATCGCGAATCCGATGGATTCGATGGCCGCCGTCAACAATCCGGCGAGCATGGGGGCGGTTGGCAATCGCGCGGACATCGTCGCCACCGAAATGATGGTCGGCATCCAAACGGAGATCAACGGCCGAGAATACTCGGATGCTCCGACGGCAACCATGCCCCTTCTCGGCGTAAACTATCAATATAATGAAAACATAACCTTCGGAATATCTTCATACCTTCAGGGATTTTCCGCCAATTATCATACTCCAATCCCGGAAATTTCGGGGCCATTCGGGACAAGCCCGGTAAAGTCGGCGTTCGGCGCGGCCACGCTTCTACCAACCGCGACGTATCAGTTCGCCCCCGGGCACTATATTGGTGTTTCGGCGAAGATTTCATACACTTCGTTGGAGGTGGGGGGCGCGGATGTCTTCAACATCATCAGCGGCGGCCGATTTGATGGCAGCGCCTTCGACTGGGGGATGGGGGGCGGGTTCGCGGTCGGCTATCTTGGTACAATTGCCCCGAATCTCCGGCTGGGCCTGACCTATTCCAGCCCGACCTGGTTTCAGAAGCTTAATGAATTCGCAGCGCTCCTGCCGGATGGCGGCAACGTCAATCTTCCTCAGCAGGCCGGCGTCGGCCTCGCGTACGATTTCAATCCCCAGCTGACGTTTGCGTTCGATTATGTTTGGATCAACTGGAGCGGGACACAATCTTTTGGCAATGCGACAGCAGTCAAGATTCCTTTTGGCCAAAAGGATGGCCCCGGCTTCGGCTGGAATGACCAGCATGTTTTCCGATTCGGCGCAAATTACAAAATTAATGATCAAATTCAGGTCCGCGCAGGATTTTCTCACTCGAATCACGCCATGAGCAGCAATGAGCTCTTCCTATCAACGCTCGCCCCGACATATGCGACCGACACAGTAACCGTTGGATTTACTTACAAAATTAACTCAGAATGGGATATTGTTGGCGCCTTTGCGCACGACTTCTATCAGGAGGTTTCGGGGCGCGATCTAGGCACGGGGTATAATGTTAAAGTTGGAAACGACATTAACTATGTGTCGATCGGATTTGGCAGAAAATTTTGACTGATAATCGCCCTTGACCTCACAGATCGTGCGCCGGCGGCGTGCGATCTGCTTTTTTGCCGCTTAGGTCAGGTCGTGACGGCGGGGCGCGTCAAACGCCCTGATTCGACCGGGAGATGGCGATACGAGCGAATGCTTTTGCTCTGAATTGGAGGATGGGTGAGACCATG
This window contains:
- a CDS encoding VOC family protein — its product is MSEDLSFKGVHHTARPTWKLKETVEFYRDVMGLKLIHCVSARGWGSARHPDFLHFFFDNGARGTIAFFYYLGDDQPEHLVHRPEYDSDATHTAWLVDTREELIAWRKRLEERGVEIMYEIEHEVVESIYFRDPNGYYMEIGRPLRDFIELDATDAALTLEAAIKVEEEMRARGERLSKIEPVWNEKGSMLEARFAEAS
- a CDS encoding alpha/beta fold hydrolase: MSAEKDSSKLERKVTAGLRGASWNPDLVPSDMRTTVHPVQTFDQAPVIGYLHARGGEKTAVFIMHPRELLVTHYMVPHLVAGGYACWVQGPRTVGNDLRLEHELAVHDVAAGMVELRELGFEKIILLGNSGGASLFAYYNQQSLLEGPRRVERTPGGRPTKLGEAPLPVADGFIFIAPHPGQGKLLESMIDPSLTDEADPFSTDPALDPFASANGYKPGEEGGATYSPCFIPRYRAAQRERVARIDATAKAGIRARVAAKKVFEATGEGNRWLGNFSGIFNVWRTDADLRCFDIKLDPSERRWGSVWGAKPLVSNVGSVGFARVCTPESWLSTWSSLSSLASFDLCGGAVEQPAQMIYYTGDNSVFPSDAAAIFAGLRTSDKERHDISGNHHGQSLRLNEESGQEIAARHILRWLGERFECGKRAA
- a CDS encoding AMP-binding protein, with protein sequence MVGVKEKLPGVVYLPTERLATYVTAGALPTTTLVEELAASFRTHAARPAICAADGIISYAELNERTDRLAKGLLDLGLAPLDRVLFQSANSPELVIALIGCLKAGLIPVCTLSAHRKVEIGYIGQSVDARAHIVQGDDAKFDLEDFALSMKDEIPTVKHVISLRGVPRAGVVRMEDLIAATDAAAARAAVENVPRDPFQVAIFQLSGGTTGVPKVIPRMQNDYLLNAQLTAQTLGYRADDVMFMPMPIIHNACMICFLMPTLLVGGAFIIAAGMSPKDWADAWRRNPPTIIGVIRALFPRLDETLALVPEGLDPVRFFWCADGARALREKYGKPAYGMFGMSEGMNMYCREGDPGEALDWTVGRPLSEFDDVHLVRPGTMEQAAPGEIGELIVRGPYTLAGYYNAPDRNRTAFTEDGYYRPGDLMVIREIGSSRYFAFAGRTKDVVDRGAEKINCEEVEAAVTTHPAVAACAVIGMPDPVLGERVCAYIVPRPGDEAPDVATMQAHLQSVGIAKFKWPERILVIDSIPVTKVGKFDKGKLREDIAKRLEQETEKA
- a CDS encoding FAD-dependent monooxygenase, whose product is MGVAVHYQHRNEKLSGSDADLVVGADGVNSVIRNGNAEAFGMTSYALRSKMAWYGTQAHFPYPILSFRKTPLGYFWAVGYAYTETMGTFVAECDPRTWENGFKDLSDDERTAMTEEIFAEELGGKGVVTNKSLWGSLPVTRVKNWSVGNTALIGDALVSAHPSIGSGTRIAMEDSIALCQALQVYPNDIPKALGEFRARHESGKMKIVAAMEKSLNWYEGIGDRLDVLSPTELVMDYLNRTGRISEERLRKEYPSFMEKYGKSWRAYTMEKVG
- a CDS encoding NAD(P)-binding protein yields the protein MRIIVNGGGPSGLYLAILARKTLDADVTVFEQNPKDATFGFGIVLADRGMERLRHADEESHDRILESCFVSRHRVVRHMGESIFIEGGDTVLPSRGCACFKSSRSAPPTWASPFTISTATKSSPDRTPTSSWAPMA
- a CDS encoding OmpP1/FadL family transporter: MGKNHLLAVASTGVALCVGSASAYAANGSQVPGYSPAALGMGGAGIANPMDSMAAVNNPASMGAVGNRADIVATEMMVGIQTEINGREYSDAPTATMPLLGVNYQYNENITFGISSYLQGFSANYHTPIPEISGPFGTSPVKSAFGAATLLPTATYQFAPGHYIGVSAKISYTSLEVGGADVFNIISGGRFDGSAFDWGMGGGFAVGYLGTIAPNLRLGLTYSSPTWFQKLNEFAALLPDGGNVNLPQQAGVGLAYDFNPQLTFAFDYVWINWSGTQSFGNATAVKIPFGQKDGPGFGWNDQHVFRFGANYKINDQIQVRAGFSHSNHAMSSNELFLSTLAPTYATDTVTVGFTYKINSEWDIVGAFAHDFYQEVSGRDLGTGYNVKVGNDINYVSIGFGRKF